The proteins below come from a single Drosophila kikkawai strain 14028-0561.14 chromosome 3R, DkikHiC1v2, whole genome shotgun sequence genomic window:
- the LOC108081762 gene encoding transmembrane protease serine 9, whose amino-acid sequence MSHSEFGKMQTTPFLLCLVLTAGTLLPAGAQAEDALDEEQPLHLTNDASFFQPHLHDRRLGRQLSEDLGLSQSSASTGSGSSASSQSSSAYDDDEDDDDDVEGSSEYYDSDEEQTEGSNESLPRQLSQSTFKRISETLGALNHVGHMLVDITRGGQDQNKAEGVEKSEDKVQQADSSASSTLSSTTEVTTSSTSSPLGKSEAIPGVSGKLLDTLPITLSANSLLPAGKPANLSVVQVATKRVGLDDHSPMFVENKELKLKKKKKKNKNKQKVKKPNEEAVQNQAVQGAQQSQQKIKIPTTPRTTTSTSTAASPTTLRPLDQLAVASDEAGTAKDVENYCKTPSGRPGRCEDLSSCPALLLNLSSLRESLCFKSLFVPGVCCPLSSSAASSDSSTVLTTQRPLKLTTRPPLITTTTKASQPTKRTTLRPTTRPTSGLVLIPQKKPPTTTTTTTTEVPLEPEGLDEIGNNIVDPDECGQQEYSTGRIVGGVEAPNGQWPWMAAIFLHGPKRTEFWCGGSLIGTKYILTAAHCTRDSRQKPFAARQFTVRLGDIDLSTDAEPSDPVTFAVKEVRTHERFSRIGFYNDIAILVLDKPVRKSKYVIPVCLPKGLRMPPKERLPGRRATVVGWGTTYYGGKESTSQRQAELPIWRNEDCDRSYFQPINENFICAGYSDGGVDACQGDSGGPLMMRYDSHWVQLGVVSFGNKCGEPGYPGVYTRVTEYLDWIRDHTRD is encoded by the exons TACTCACCGCTGGAACGTTACTCCCTGCTGGAGCACAAGCCGAAGATGCCCTGGATGAGGAGCAGCCTCTTCACCTGACCAACGACG CGTCTTTTTTTCAGCCGCACCTGCACGACCGGCGCCTTGGCCGCCAGCTCAGTGAGGACTTGGGCCTGAGCCAGAGCTCGGCCAGCACGGGGAGTGGCTCTTCCGCCAGCAGCCAGTCCAGCTCTGCctacgatgatgatgaggacgacgacgacgacgtcgaGGGCTCCAGCGAGTACTATGACAGCGATGAGGAGCAGACTGAGGGCAGCAACGAGTCCCTGCCACGACAGCTCTCCCAGTCCACCTTTAAGCGCATATCGGAGACCCTGGGGGCACTAAACCATGTGGGCCACATGTTGGTGGACATAACTCGCGGCGGACAAGATCAAAACAAGGCGGAGGGTGTGGAGAAGAGTGAGGACAAGGTCCAACAAGCTGATAGCTCTGCCAGCTCTACTTTAAGTAGTACCACTGAGGTGACAACGTCTTCAACATCCTCACCTCTGGGGAAATCAGAAGCCATTCCTGGAGTCTCTGGGAAACTACTGGATACTCTGCCAATAACACTATCCGCCAATAGTTTACTGCCAGCTGGCAAGCCGGCCAACTTGAGCGTTGTCCAGGTCGCTACCAAAAGGGTCGGGCTGGACGACCATTCGCCCATGTTCGTGGAGaacaaggagctgaagctaaagaagaaaaagaagaagaataaGAACAAGCAGAAGGTAAAGAAACCCAATGAGGAGGCAGTCCAAAACCAAGCGGTTCAGGGAGCCCAGCAGTCCCAGCAGAAGATCAAGATTCCCACAACGCCGCGCACAACAACCAGCACTTCGACCGCAGCATCTCCCACCACTCTGAGGCCCCTGGATCAGCTGGCGGTGGCCAGTGATGAGGCGGGAACCGCCAAGGATGTTGAGAACTACTGCAAGACGCCGAGTGGAAGACCAGGACGTTGTGAGGATCTGAGCAGCTGCCCGGCCTTGCTGCTGAATCTGAGCAGCTTGAGGGAGTCGCTGTGTTTCAAAAGCCTCTTCGTTCCCGGAGTGTGCTGTCCATTGTCCTCGTCCGCCGCATCATCCGATAGCTCTACCGTGTTGACCACCCAAAGGCCTCTGAAGCTGACCACACGACCACCTCTGATTACCACGACTACAAAGGCTTCCCAGCCGACCAAAAGAACGACACTGCGACCCACGACTCGACCCACATCGGGACTAGTGCTCATTCCCCAAAAGAAGCCaccaacgacgacgacgaccacGACGACAGAGGTGCCGCTGGAGCCCGAGGGTCTGGATGAGATTGGAAACAACATCGTAGACCCCGACGAGTGCGGCCAGCAGGAGTACTCAACGGGTCGTATCGTTGGTGGAGTGGAGGCCCCCAACGGACAGTGGCCTTGGATGGCGGCAATTTTCCTTCATGGTCCCAAGCGAACGGAGTTCTGGTGCGGCGGCTCCCTGATTGGCACCAAGTACATCCTGACGGCGGCGCATTGCACCCGCGATTCTCGCCAGAAGCC GTTCGCCGCGCGACAATTCACTGTGCGGCTGGGTGACATTGATCTTTCCACGGACGCAGAACCCTCTGATCCCGTGACCTTTGCCGTTAAGGAAGTGCGCACCCACGAGCG CTTCTCCCGAATTGGCTTTTATAACGACATTGCCATCCTGGTGCTGGACAAGCCGGTACGAAAATCCAAGTACGTGATCCCCGTGTGCCTACCAAAGGGCCTTCGTATGCCGCCCAAGGAGCGCCTGCCAGGACGTAGGGCCACCGTCGTGGGCTGGGGCACCACATACTACGGCGGCAAGGAGTCCACTAGCCAGCGGCAGGCGGAGCTGCCCATCTGGCGGAACGAGGACTGCGATCGTAGCTACTTCCAGCCCATCAACGAGAACTTTATCTGCGCAGGTTATTCGGATGGCGGAGTTGATGCCTGCCAG GGCGACTCTGGCGGTCCGCTAATGATGCGATATGACTCGCACTGGGTCCAGCTGGGAGTAGTTTCCTTTGGCAACAAGTGCGGTGAACCTGGCTATCCAG GTGTCTACACGCGCGTCACCGAATATCTGGACTGGATACGCGATCATACGAGGGACTGA